In the genome of Vanessa cardui chromosome 18, ilVanCard2.1, whole genome shotgun sequence, the window ATAAATTGAGCTGATGTCACTGCCACACTGATATTATACCTACGCTGAGGACTTAGAATTAACCCATTCAAGGTATCCTGCATATAATACTGCATTTCATAAAATGCACGATGATACAGACTTAATATCATAACCGTTTTCTTCGAATTTAACGTAAAACTATCACAGTagttataattcaaatatatttaaacagtggaacataaaatatatttttttattttaatttctttattttactttctttattataatgtgCATGTATCTATATGACAATTTCTACGTATATCAAAAAGAAAAGAGTTGCACAAGAGAATAAAAATGACACATATTTGTGTCCCTTTATTAAATACAAGTGCCACTAAAGTAAAAGTTTGGTTTAGCTTCAGTTCAGTACATAAAAGCTTATTAAAAGCCCACAATATTAATCTATTGTATAGTAAGTACGGTAAAGACATAGATGAATTTACGAGTAATATTGttcttagatattttatttgtattcaattaacatacCTAATTAGTGGAAATGAGTTACTATTGAGTTGCTTACTGATTCTATTCGATTGAATTTACATTCAGAACAGACAGTTTTACATTCGAAGTAACGATTGAAAAGCTCTCTTAAAAGCTTCGTtgaataaattctattttaattatttcccttcatctcgtttttttttacatttaagatCAAGTTAACTAGAATATAAAACCTCTTGGCATTATGACTGTCTGCCTTTgcataatttgttataatacgGACTCtgttaaatcaattaatattgtatacatCATTCATCATGTGTGTTAAaacgattaatattaaaaaacataatcataGTTCATGGTAATAATAAACACACTCTGGattcattttaattgtttttttgtacATTAGATAATAAATGATCaaagattattatttctatttaatttaaattgcaagtacaagagacataacaactTCTTTCACAAGACTGGCAGCGCATTGGTGGTGTACAGCGTATGATAACTATAGGTGGCCATTGACCACAGGTGGGTAATTTTTGCGACTGCCATTAAAAACAATCTTCGTTCTCATAGATGAATACGGTTCGATAAAACTCAAGACAAAACCATGTACTACATAGATTTAACTAACGCCGCATCCCAACTTCCAAAtggtggacataagttttttaatattttttttgctttattccGATGTATGACAATTGCCGTTCTCTatcaaatgatttatatatcaaaaaccttaataaattgtatacgtAAACCTTCGTAATGAATTCCGCTGTCTGTTAGTGAAAACCCCATGAAAAacagttcagtagttttggagtgtATCGGGAACATATAGACAGACGCGGCCGAGGgacgttttataatatgtagtgaaaAAATTATCCGATATTAAACGAATAAAACACAGAACGCATACAGTAACTAAGTTTTAAAGTAACACATTTTTCCTCAAACAAAGGGATCCTGTAACGGTAAACATTCCGTTTTTCGAAATCTCTGATTCATATAAGTGCAAGTTCACACAAACATGCTCTTGCGCAAGTATAACCCGATATGGCAAAGCCAACACCATCTGGTCCCTGACCCACTGACTTCTGTCACTGGCTGATTGACCATTGAAAATCatcataatttaatagaaaCTTGCCTGATGATAACACATATTACCGCTATATACGAAACaatgataaatttgtaaatatttattctaatgtttttaaatcgtgataagatttttagagggtagaAAAGAGGAGACGATTTCATATAActatcaattaaatacaaatctatgaatttatatgaaagttTTGCTTGGGGTTATAAATTCAgcaattttcaataaaacctCAATataaagtcatttatatattgtacaaacagcaaaataaataaaactcgaaATTCGAACTTTCTATATATTTCTCTTCCAGAAAATAgaatagaaatttatttataagtactttgcgttgaattattatttttgtgataagtactaaataaattttaagtaagattaaataaaaatacatcattGAAGCTCTCGCAGTGAAAGAATCAGGCATCGAGAcgaaagtaaatataaacaaattttcatAGACAATAATTCACTAAAAACTCCTgagagtataaaatatatttaaaaaaaaaaattgtttttttttcacacgATGCACAAATTCTGTACAAACCTACGAAGATCCGACCTATTATCAGAGTATGTCCCAACGAAGTGTAACAAATAGATTAGAATTGGCTGTTCAGGGCAAGGTTAACATGGTCATGTCGTCTTTGTCCAAAAAGTTCTAAACATTGTAATCATTTTAATGTCGAAGAAAATATCGACACAATTTGTTTACTCATttctaaaaatctttattagtcTTCTTCTAGTtacaatattaaactttaatgttgccaatataatattacgagtacatttattattacaaattgaaattattataaaaaatcaaaagaaaacgGATGTTTACGTTTTGAAACAAACCGCAAGTATCATGAGTTTAATACTCCAAAAATACTTGTCTAAAATTGACAATGCAATTACATGAACAAGAATATAATCaacatatcaatatatatttttggaatgtTTCAATGAGTTCAGCATTACTACATTTCCGGTGTTAAACCTAATTATATTCTGCGAACTATTCTcactttcgtttttattttatattctacgcCGTCTCCCGCTCACTAATGAGTACGCAAATAGTCCCAACCTAAGGGTTTGTTAGCTGccatttttaaatcaacatgttctaaattcaaatttcaccGTTGACATTAGGCAAGTCTTTTAAAAGTTGTTACAGCactgtgttttataaatattcagccCAAggagtaatttaaaattttaaaatattaaggcaTTCTTTAGatcttattgtttaataatgaaTACTTACCTTCGTCTAATGTGAGCGAATATGAAGCGGATGCAGCAATAAGAAGCACTAACACTTGCTTCCATACGGCTTGCGAAGCCATATTTCCTGTGAAGTcgtaaaaaactaattataaattacgtgaacttgaaatatataaagtataaaataattgaaaaaaaaaaataaaagctacaCACGActcttttctttaaataattatttgaaaaacaataaaattacagtCATAAGTATATTGATTGTcggttttaaagtaataaattgtttttcgaTTCTAGAAAAAATTCAGCATCTCTATATAAGcacatttctatattttaaaagtgtatGAATAAGGAATAATGAataaatctgtaaaaaaaatataaagaaacaaaaaactaaTCAGAATATAAAAATGGACTTATAGTCCATAATTTTTAACCagtaatatctttatatttatttagaaacctAATTTTAGCCATTATGTAGCAAAGTGGCAGCATGGGTAAAGTTTGATAAGATAATTTGTCCTTAACagaaaaatttgaaatcaagatattaaaaaataataaatcgattaATTCCTAGTCAtaagcttttatatttatattaaaataaaaaaatatatgtcataattatttaaaaaaaaaaaacaatttacctTAAAACTAATCTAAACACTagatattattcaaaaatattggcTCGGAATTCAAATTTTACCAATAACACTACGCGAAAAATTTCGATATAGTTTCGAGCTTTTCGTAGCGAGTGCGCGTGCGCGAAGTGCTTACGCGCATACTCGACTGACAACAATCTTACGCGAGAAGTTCTTAACATAGGTAACATAGTTCAgtaatacgaatattataatttattattctctAGGGTCCAATAATATAATTCACTATGATTTTCTTTCATACgggtaaagttttaaaaatacctaGACCAATATAGCCAAATATGCATCTTAGAACttgcaataatacaaattggaaaactatttttcgtttataaagtaatatataagtattaaaattgcATTGTAGTAacgtatttaattacttttgtcaaatataatcaattaaattataagcgaaaaggaaaataaaacttaaatatgaaTGCTGAAAGTAATAGAACCGATTCCATGAACATTTCATCTTACAAtggatgtaaaataaaaaaattaaaaacaaaacaccaaCCATACTAAATTAGCTTTGAAGGgaacgtaaaaataaaaataacgctaaaatgaaaattaaaagatgAATCGAAGCCGGTTAAATAGACGGCGTATTAAATGTTATACcaaatttacgttttatttttagtattcataaaaaagtatatccataaaatttaacatagtaatgataaatttagttttgaattaaactgttattataaaacaattacactTAAAACATAGCTTGATTCACGATTCAATTGTTTAGtgctttacttattttattgaatgctCCTTGCATTAATTTGCATTGCTTTTTCCAAATAGCTGAGATTGAAATTAATTGTTACTTTAAAAACTCAACTCTCTTGGTAACTAAATAACATGATGTTTATAACGATATTTGTTTGCAAAAAATGCGACAAGGTCCGTTCATCGTCGAGTATTCATACGTGTAAATGTTACCTTATAGACATAAATTGACTATGGTAAATGATACAACAAAtcgtttcaaaattttaatggcAATACTTATCAAATTGTCTATAGTCAATGTTTGAGTGTGATTTGTCTGCAATCCTAAATGTCATACTTATTAGAAGAGTAGTATTTTTGAGCTCAAATATATCGGAATGGCTGAAAACAGAGAAGAAATTCTTGCAAATTTTCAGGTAAATGTTAACCATATTATTACTATCACTTTATGTGGGCTAAAACAgtgttatacattaaaaatgttcaGGTTATGTGAGATACAAAAACAGTGACTGTTAATTCTCCTTTATCTCTTTGTACTACGTCTAACgcgaaattatattgttattatcatCGCTACATGTAAGCTGCAAACTTTCTTCCCTTTATTTTCCAAGAAATGGACGCCATTTCTCGTTGTGGCGACGTTTTTCCATGAATCTTTCAAATTGTTCTTTGTGCTCTGTTTCAAAATTTACGTCTGATTAGTTGAATTTCCAAGGTgatttgtagatatttttttacattcctCTATCAACCTCGTGCAACCAATTATGGAATCTAATCTTCAGTCTTTgtctgaatataaataaaaagaaaaactgattttattttcaGGGTATCACAAATATAGAAGATGTTGCTGAAGCAATATTTCACTTAGAGGAAACTAATTGGGACTTACTTGTAAgtctatttacataattattcacTATTACTATACACTtggaacatttttatataatgaattcTATCTGAcctctatataaaataaacaaacatgcCTACAAATTGCATGAACAATTACAGTAAACAGATAAACAACAATATGTTGTATAGAGAATTAACTACAGTCAAACATTACACTTATTATAACTAATAATCTTTTGTAATATCCAGAAGGTTATTAACAATATCTATAAACAcacaactaaatatatataaacatttgttGATTACAGTCAGCAATCAATAGAGTAATGCCTCAAGATGACAACAATTCAGCATCTCAGTCCAATGACACTCATGATGTGGAGATGATAGATGATGATATATCTGTGATAACTCTTAAAAAACCACACCCGCCtggtatgtaaaataaaaacattgtattttatttaatttagtatatttaccATCTGTTAATTAACCACTGGGCAAAGCCTGCCTCTACTCAAGACTTGAAACTAATCTACCATATACCAATGAATATTTGGCAGAATTGTTATATGATTCTTGTAGTTCGCTGTGTTTCCCTTCATCGAAATAACtacaaatgttaatatattctaGCTGCATCtgtactataattttaaatgaattaaattgtgttttgaTGTTAAATGAAAGACATATTATACATGCTTAGCTTCTGGCCCTGACATTGTTAACTATGTTTAGAGGGTTAAAATAGTGTAATCTATGCAATGTTTTCTAAACATTGAGATATAGACATGTACATTACACAATACCGCAAGTGTTTCACATGTTTCTTTAAACAATGTTTCTAATAATACTGGTTCCAATTGTAAAGGCCAATATTTAACTACAAGAAATGTGTTATTTACTGTAGGAAGTGTAAAATCAATGtattttatggatttttttttcttcaaaccCATTggtaaaattgttatatttagtcACTTGACAAATATATGCTTATATTTTCAGATCGGGAAGATAGAAATCAAGCTTCAACCTCGTCTCCTAAAAATAATTCCGTTGACTTAATAGAGTTACAAGttcattgtaataataaaatacatgaaataaaaatatctggtGCATCAACAGTCCGTAAgtgaaataattatgatattttcttgtctaattaatgaaacaaaaaataaataaattggagGTAACTCACAACAAATGCAAAACAATTCACacagaatgtaataaaaaaagtaaagcaacagcctgcatattccctttgaagagaaagtTGTGActtatttgacaatatttaacTGTACCGCCAAGCATgggattaattataaacagaagTTAAGTATTTAAACATTGTAGGCTCAAATGAAGATTTAAAGCTGCAATCTTCTGTAATGTAATCTTaaagttaacattttataactaCTGGACCTTGCTGGCACATTCATATATTCATTGCTATTTTTAGATGATCTCAAGAAGCAATTAGAGTTAGTTTGCGGTGTACCGGTGTGTAGGCAGCAGATATCTGGGCTAGGGGGCTCACGGGCTACTTCTGCAGCCACACTCTCAAGTCTAGGGCTTGCTCGTAATGGAGTGTTGGGCCTCAAAGCTGCAGAACGACTTATGGATGATGATGAGTGagaatttttttcatatttatactaATGTTGCAGAATGTGTGGCTTTTTTAAGTTTCTTTTGAGTTTATTGGGCTCTCTAATATGACATCATAACACTAACAATTCAGTTCTCCTAAGATTGTATgtatgcaaaaataaaaattcataattaatgcAACTTTGCTTTTTGCTGCATTTGTTacgaacaaatatttatttatttatcataaaagttACACCATTGACTTaacactaaacacttaaaataccATCTGATAAATCTTTATTAGTAAACAATGTTGTAAATCTAgagcattatatttaatataaaaaaaattatgcatttatatttctatagaaTCCGAAAGTATAGATATAACCCAATACCAAAATGGTTTTAGTTTTAGGATTTAAAGTTATTCCTATTTAGCTAATAACTTTACTGGGTTTTTAAAAGTGCTATAAAATCTAAATGGTACAATTTAgaccaataataaatatagtgactatgaaacaaaaaactagattgatacatattattatttcgttatGGTACCAGGGTAGCAGAAAGATTAACAACGACATATGTTCTTCGAGTGAAGCATGATCAAAGAGAATACACACTGAAATATCCCGGCACTAAAACTGTTCAAGAAGTCAAAAATGATCTCTATTCACTAACAGATATACCTGTTCGACATCAGGTGAGGAAACAttctattaattttgattattaaggGAACTTGTCTGCTAGAaggaattttaaacaaatttaaaagattcaagtatttattttagatatattaaaaaaaaatgcatttataaaGTATCATGTCCATGTATCCCAGTTtgcaataatttgaataatatatttatatttgagtaaTATAGCAACCACCATAATAATAGCATACGATAATTCTATAGAGTTTtggtttttgtaattatataaatgctggttttgtatatataaaggtGTGGACCGGCTGGCCTACTGTGACAGGATTAGATGACACGGTACTAGCCATGGTTGGTTTAGACTTACCTCAACACGAACTGACCGTCAAACGTGCACCCAGTAAACAACGAGAATACAAGAGAGTAAGACACTTTTTCTCTATTGAACCTTTAGAATGTTCTGATTATTCAAATcgcaaaaatatatcaagtcCGTCAATTTTGAGTTAAGAAAtatgaaagtttatttttggaatactgataaaaatgtgtaaatatatatatatttcagcgTTACTGGATATTCTATCCTAAGGGATGAAATAAGAACCAATGTCCAAGCAAACAAATACGCGAGCAATAGCtagttaatgttaaataaattcagctaagattttttaattctcCTTTGAGTcgtaattatatcattttggttctttgtcatattttatagtatccggctcgaaggaccataaAATGATCTTATCGAAAAGTATAAAAGTATCATcacgtaaaaaaaataagagaatCAAAACTAATTATCAAATGatttgaaactaaatatattttcagatagtGGTCGAAAGTTCGGATAGTGATAATAGTTCAGTAGAAGAAGTTGAAGATGGAGACAGTTTTCCTACAGAAGATGACATGTTTGTTGATGTACCTTCGGAACGGTTACAACCACTCAGTGAGTAATTTACAATGCTATCCATTTTCCAAAAGAATGTCTTTCCATAGCCCAGcatattgataataatgtaaattggGTCTAATGATGAATGAGAtgttccaaaaaataaataacaaaaaaactacaGTATAGAttgagactttttttttaaatactaatacgCATAAACACTATTAATATTTCCTTTAGTAGAATAAATTTttctatgtaaatttaatttaatttttatgttatttaagttCGTTTTCCTTTGCATAAGTTTTCAACATTGTTAaagttatacaatatttattatgtttcattATCCAGTGTCTGAACATGTCGAGGACGAAGCATTAGGATGTATAGAGTTCGCACAGCGTTTTCGTGCTCGCTACGGACCCAACACGCCAAATTTCTTCGAAGGAACCTTACAGGATGCTATCAAGGAATCCTGCCTGAAACCTGCTAAAGAGGTAATTTTGGTCTAttctgaaattattatataagttctGATTGGttagaaaagaaaattatgGATATTGTCCTTTTTGCCTGACTACAATAATTGCGaatattttcatatgaaaatattacttaGATTTTAGGTCCCAAAGTTAGCACCGCTTTCATAGTGTAAAGAATGATTTACTCCTCTTATATCTAAACTTTTTTgaacatcaataagaaagtgtaaacaattctattttgaataaagatttttgactttaacAATGTCTCTAGACGACCACTTACAACAGTGTGGTCctatgcgatttttttttatgtttataaagaaaattttgatgtatatattttgatcattaatatttttattgaaattgcaaTGTTTACAGAGGAAGCTACTAGGAGTGTACTTACATCACGAACAATCAGTTCTGTCCAATGTGTTCTGCGCTCAACTATTAGGTTGTGAAACTGTTCTACAAACTCTTGCTGCCAACTTTGTACTCTACGGATGGGATCTTACACATCCACATAATAACAATATGTAAGTATACTAATACCATGAAACCTTTTATTTGTATTCCAGTACACATTCTCAAAATCCTCCTccgacgacgacctccgtggtcgagtggtgtgtataccagttttcatgggtacgccactccgaggtcccgggttcgattcccggctgagtcgatgtagattaccgtaagttttctatgttgtcttaggtctaggtatttgtggtaccttcgttacttctgattttccataacacaagtgctttagctacttacattgggatcagagtaatgtatgtgatgttgtctcatttatttattctcaaaattataaaatttatggtCTCTTTATTaacctatttattaatatatattttttaaataaattttaactatcTATTGCATCTTTGGTTTTTCTCATCAATTAACGTAAAATATGGTTCCTAcccattttataaaataaaaagtaagtaataaatGTGATCTATAACTGTGTGTGCTTGCGCAGGCTGCTGACGTCGATAGCGAGCGCCCTGGGCCCGGTGGCCAGCATGACGATCCGCAGCATACCCGTGGAGCGCCTGCCCGCACTGCTCATCATCATGCGCGTGCGCTCCAACACCGAGATATACTCCGTCATCAATGGTATATTCCTCATATATATGTTGgatcagagtcgagatggcccagtggttagaacgcgtgcatcttaaccgatgattgcgggttcaaacccaggcaagcaccgctgattcatgtgcttaatttgtcttataattaattcatctcgtgctcagcggtgaaggaaaacatcgtgaggaaacctgcatgtgacaaatttcatagaaattctgccatatgtgtattccaccaacccgcattggaacagcgtggtggaatatgttccgaaccgtctccttaaaaggagaggaggcctttagcccagcagtgggaatttacaggctgttacttttatgtaacgttaaagtacttaatacactTAGTAAGaattcagtatcacactgtatcacacttggcaacgaagcgaatgacagttccaaggatggaggtactgatcttcacgaaagcggaatcgtaagtgagtcgtctctgagcgcctccacggggtaggctccgtcgtagcGCGAAGTTagtcgtgacgtcacgacagtgctgccgcctcgcgggattcgtgccgcgcttcgttacgctaaggaattcatgaccgtctccgacatatattatatcacactgtcatattattatgtatatcattttataaaatattactttattagttctaaacaatttatttttaaattgtttgtatataGGTAATGTTGGAGTATCCGAATTGGTAGGCAGTCTAGTCGAAGCTTTAGAGAGATTCGCGTCGCAACGTGAGGAGGATGCGCGGCTAGAGAGGGAAAGAGATGCAAGACAAAGAGTTAAACGTGAGCAAGACGAAGCATATCAGCGCAGTCTTGAAGCTGACAGgtagtactttatttttaatttgtgtaataaataacttatatatacattattattgttattttatatactcaataaaatataatatctaacaGGGCGAAAGAAGAAGTAAAAAAGCAACAAGAATTAGAAAGAAATCAAGAATTGGAGAGAGTAGAATCAGAAAGACAAATAGAGGAAGCCAGAAAAGAGGTAAGTcgtcaaataataattgtttacataacagttattttgataatattttgataatagtgattttaaattaacatggttattttcattattaaagttattaatttcgggatatttttgccatgtttttttattaataactttaatatactttaattaataaatttaataattaatttgattatatttatattaattgtaagttcAATTAATTGCtaccatataataaaattatttgactaCAACAGGCGCTACGTGCCGGAGCGGAGGCGCGACTACCAGCGGAGCCAGCCGAGGGTGACGGCGACGTAgcgcgcgtgcgcgtgcgtcTGCCGCCGCCGCACCACGCCTGCCTCGAACGCCGCTTCCACGCGACCGACACGCTCGCCGTaagtcacacacacacacgcacactgcGCCTTGCGCTTGagacatacacacacacgcacactgcGCCTTGCGCTTGagacatacacacacacgcacactgcGCCTTGCGCTTGagacatacacacacacgcacactgcGCCTTGCGCCTGagacatacacacacacgcacactgcGCCTTGCGCTTGagacatacacacacacgcacactgcGCCTTGCGCTTGagacatacacacacacgcacactgcGCCTTGCGCTTGagacatacacacacacgcacactgcGCCTTGCGCTTGagacatacacacacacgcacactgcGCCTTGCGCCTGagacatacacacacacgcacactgcGCCTTGCGCTTGagacatacacacacacgcacactgcGCCTTGCGCTTGagacatacacacacacgcacactgtGCCTTGCGCTTGagacatacacacacacgcacactgcGCCTTGCGCTTGagacatacacacacacgcacactgtGCCTTGCGCTTGagacatacacacacacgcacactgcGCCTTGCGCTTGagacatacacacacacgcacactgcGCCTTGCGCTTGAGACATACACATACACGCACACTGCGCCTTGCGCTTGagacatacacacacacgcacactgcGCCTTGCgcttgtatagtacgacacaacttagatgtcgcgttggcaaaattcgtaaaaccgatcaaatccgaattgagtacgccatcccaaattatcaatatttatttttcatgcgaatatgatctttgcacaaacgtaataacttgtaatatcatatgacctaatatattcgtcaatttgacgcgtggatttacatgcacttgctttctctgacgcgtgaatctatagcgaggaatagcgtcgaatggcgcgatagggagctattactattgtttgtttaaatcggcagtaatcggttttaatttcgttccattgcattttccgatgctacatctaatttgtgtcttactatacccGTCTGTCTCAAAATATTACACCTATAGTACCTTTACCTTTGTTGCAGGCTTTATTAGACTTTCTTGCATCAAAAGGTTACCCAAAAGAAAACTACAAGGTTATCGCTAGCTGGCCTAGAAGAGACGTAAGTTTATATGTATTCTAGAcgtatatagtaaaatattttaatttaattaatgtctttataaaagagagatttataatttatttgtacaacAGCTTCAtactattattgtaataaatgatttatactgTATTAGATAGGCAGACTTCCTAGTGCCTTGAAGGCGTGTTGTCATCACCACCCACCATCAGAAACATTAGCATTGTTAGACTTAGCCTAGTCTtgagttaaactggctcactcacccttcaatatGGAACATAACAATTCTAAGTATTCCTATTTGGTGGTGGTATgtatgtacagtcggagtaagaaaaagttcgtcaccttaagatctattttcgtattCAGTATTagtgataatctgctttaccggtTGAGAGTtatatattgcgtcgcaatgtttagattcaaaaggtactaaatgtttaagacttgataaaggaatgaatttgaaaactgaccaGTTTTCTTACTTTAACTGTACATATGTGTTTATGTGTAGGCAGGATACCTACCCATTAGGGCTTACTCAAGCGTTACCATCCATACAATAATGTTCcatagttaatatataaataatctttttttagcTCACTATGGAATCTCACAGTAGTACACTGAAGGCGCTCAAGTTATACCCTCAGGAGACGGTCATGTTGGAGGAACGGTGAATGTGACACACAGCTGCCGCGGAACGTACATGATTCACGAATAACAAACAGAGGTTATCG includes:
- the LOC124537217 gene encoding FAS-associated factor 1; this encodes MAENREEILANFQGITNIEDVAEAIFHLEETNWDLLSAINRVMPQDDNNSASQSNDTHDVEMIDDDISVITLKKPHPPDREDRNQASTSSPKNNSVDLIELQVHCNNKIHEIKISGASTVHDLKKQLELVCGVPVCRQQISGLGGSRATSAATLSSLGLARNGVLGLKAAERLMDDDEVAERLTTTYVLRVKHDQREYTLKYPGTKTVQEVKNDLYSLTDIPVRHQVWTGWPTVTGLDDTVLAMVGLDLPQHELTVKRAPSKQREYKRIVVESSDSDNSSVEEVEDGDSFPTEDDMFVDVPSERLQPLMSEHVEDEALGCIEFAQRFRARYGPNTPNFFEGTLQDAIKESCLKPAKERKLLGVYLHHEQSVLSNVFCAQLLGCETVLQTLAANFVLYGWDLTHPHNNNMLLTSIASALGPVASMTIRSIPVERLPALLIIMRVRSNTEIYSVINGNVGVSELVGSLVEALERFASQREEDARLERERDARQRVKREQDEAYQRSLEADRAKEEVKKQQELERNQELERVESERQIEEARKEALRAGAEARLPAEPAEGDGDVARVRVRLPPPHHACLERRFHATDTLAALLDFLASKGYPKENYKVIASWPRRDLTMESHSSTLKALKLYPQETVMLEER